The nucleotide sequence TTTTTTGCATGTCTTGTACTTCTTTAGAACGTTCTCCGTTTACAGCATCAGTAACAGTTGCAGATTCAGCTTCGTACTTTTTTAATTTTGATTGGTATTCTTCAACCATTTTTTTATAGTCAGCATCATAAGTTCCGCTTAGTTTTTCAAGTTGTTTTTGAGCATCAAGCATTGCAGGCATTTTTGACATGATTTCACTAACATCAACATGAGCAGATTTTGCTTGAGCTGAGATTGTTTGAGTTGCTCCTAAAATAAATATTGCAGCAATTAATAGAGTT is from Flavobacterium sp. NG2 and encodes:
- a CDS encoding OmpH family outer membrane protein yields the protein MKQIKTLLIAAIFILGATQTISAQAKSAHVDVSEIMSKMPAMLDAQKQLEKLSGTYDADYKKMVEEYQSKLKKYEAESATVTDAVNGERSKEVQDMQKRIVDFRDNAQKELQQKESDIVKPLMEKVRASIQKVGKAKGFQYILDGSTLLLADGPNLTADVKKDLGF